CTAGGGTGAGGGAGAAAATGAAAAAAAAAATTCACTTTTTGGGAGTTTTAGCTGCGTTTTTCATAATGCAGGGGGTTATTTATGCCCAAAAAGACGAACAAATCGAGGTAGAACAGAGTGCCGAGGTTTTTTTGGATGAATATACCGATGAGTTTCAAGAGAATTTCTTCGAGGCCCTGAAACAGAAAGGCATTCAAAATTATGACCGGGCCGCCAATCTGCTCCTAAAGTGCAAACAGCTCAAGCCGGGGGATCCGGCCATTGACCACGAATTGGCCAAGGTGTACCTCCTAGACAAAAAATATCCATCTGCCCAACAATATGCCATTGAAGCCCTGCACTCTGGGCCTGAAAATTATTGGTTCTTGAATACCCTGCTCAGTATAATTGACCGGCAGGGCAGTGCCATTGAAACAGTTCAAGATCGGATTCCTTATGGTAATAAAGAACTTAAACAGAACTTGGTGCGTATCTATTTCAAGACTAAAAGGTTTCAACAGGCGTTGAACGTCTTGAATGAAATGGGCACATCAGATTTTAAAGAACGGTATTTACAACGAATCAATGACTCCATCCATAAGCCAAAAACAGCAGGCCCTGCCCCTGTGGTCGAAGAAGAAACGGAAGAGGACGTGCTGTCAAGGCGTAAGAGCACTATTGAGGAAGCCATCGCCAACAATGATTTTAATGCAGTGGAATCGTTGTCCGCCGAAGCTTTGGAAGCCTACCCATTACAACCATATTTCTACTATGCACAGGGTTGGGCACTCAACAAACAGGGGAGGCCAAAAGAGGCCATCAGTATTTTGGAAACGGGTTTGGATTACCTTTTCGATGACCAAACCCTGCTCAAGATGATATACGCTGAACTGGCAGAAGCGCACAAAACGCTGGGCAATGGTTCAAAAGCAAATGAATACCTTAGTAAAATAAAATCAGGGTTATAGTGAAGGCAAGCATATCGGAAAACAGATTTCTTCTTGGGGCCGCCCTATTGGTCTTTGTCATGGCCTTTGTGTCGTGCAAGTCTGCCAAATCTGTGGTTTCGGGCAACGTTGACCCCAACCTATCCACAAAGAAGATCATTGCGAACCACTATAAAAACCAAACTGATTTCAGAACACTGAACGGTCGGGTACGGATCGATTATTCTGACGGTTCATCAGAACAATCGTTCAATGTGGGGTTGCGAATGAAAAAAGACAGTGTCATCTGGATCAGCGCCACCTTGGGCATTGTAAAGGCCTATATTACACCAGAGAAAGTGTCGTTCTACAACAAGCTGGAAGGAGAGTACTTTGAAGGCGACTATGGCTATTTAAGCGATTTGCTGGGTGTAGAGCTCGATTTTGACAAGGTGCAGAACCTTTTGTTGGGTAACGCCATTTACGACCTGAGAAAACAAAAATATGGAGCCACGGTCAACGGCAACCAATACGAACTAAGGCCAAAGAAGGCAGATGAACTGACAAAACTATTACTGTTGTTAGAGCCTAAGAACTTCAAGGCGGCGGCCCAATTTTTGGCACAGCCCCTTGAAGACCGTTCCTTACATGTCAAGTACTCGTATCAAAAGAATGCAGGAAGGGTATTTCCCGAAAATATCCATATCCAGGCACTCAATGGGGGGTCGGCAAACCTGATTTCCCTTGAATTCAAGAACCTGAAGGTAAACGAAAGCCTGAACTTTCCTTATAAAATACCAAAAGGTTTTAAAGAAATAGTATTGAAGTAATATGAAAGGTAAAACGGCACATTATCTTGTATTACAGCTATTTTTTCTTCTCTCCCTCAATGTGGCTTTTTCCCAGACCAGTGAACAAAAGGTATTGGAGGCCAAGCGTGCCAAACTCCAGAATGAAATCAAGGAAATAAACAGGTTGCTTTTTGCCGAAAAGAAACAAAAGGGCAATGTTTTGGAGCATATGGAGGCCCTTGACAAAAAGATAAACGTTCGGCAACAGTTGATCCGTGTGACCAACCAGCAATCCAATCTGCTCAACCGACAGATCAACGTAAATATTAGAAGTATAAGCAAGTTACGGGAAGACCTGAGATTGTTGAAGGAAGAATATGCCCAATTGATCCAAAAATCGTATCAGAACAGAACACAGAACAACCGTTTGATGTTCTTGCTCTCTTCAGAAGATTTCTTTCAGGCCTTCAAAAGGTGGCAATACATGAAGCAGTATGCAGAGCACCGCAAACAACAGGGTGAGAAAATTATGCAGAAGACCGAAGAGCTGGCGGCACTCAATATAGAACTAACTGAACAACGAAAGGCCAAAGAGAAGCTGTTGGCCGAGAATGTGAGGATCAAAAACCAGCTGTACAAAGAAATAAAGACGCAAAAAGAGCTGCTACAGAGCATTCGAAAAAATGAGAGGGCCTATGCGGCGGCCATCGAGCAAAAAAAGAAGGAGGCCAGCCGAATAGACCGTGAAATAGAGCGGTTGATACGTTCAGCCATAGCCAGCTCCAATAAAAAGGCCGGCAAGACCAGTAGTCGTTTTGTGCTGACACCCGAGGCTGAGATGGTGGCAAACAATTTTTCCTCGAACAAGGGCAAGTTGATCTGGCCGGTTGAAAAGGGCATCAAAAGCCAAGGCTTCGGTGTGTATGCCGATAAGGTGTATCCCGGTATAAAGCACCAGAACAATGGCGTCACCATAGCCACTGATAAAGGCGCCAAGGCCCGGGCCATATTCGAGGGAGAGGTCATTACCATTTTTACCAACAAAATGGGCATTAAAGGGGTATACCTAAGGCATGGTAATTATATCAGCATGTACTATAACCTTTCGAAGGTGTATGTGCAAAAAGGCGATAAGGTAGCGGCCAAAGAACCTTTGGGCGAGATATATACCAATCGGTTTGATGGTTCCACGGCCCTGAAGTTTTATCTTTACAGGGATACCGATAGATTGAACCCCGAAGAGTGGATTTACCAACTATAGCAATATGAAAAAGATTACAGACTTACAAGGCACCTTTACCCTGCACAACGGGGTTGAAATGCCCTATTTTGGGCTTGGGGTGTACCTGTCGGAAGATGGCCAAGAGGTCATCAACGCGGTAAAATGGGCGTTAGAGGCGGGTTACCGCCATATTGACACCGCTTCTGTCTACAACAATGAAGAAGGGGTCGGAAAAGGTATCCGAGAAAGCGGGGCTCAACGCAAAGAGGTCTTTCTGGTCAGCAAGGTATGGAATTCAGACCAAGGCTACGATAGTACCTTAAAAGCCTTCGACGACAGCCTTGACCTTCTTCAAGTGGATTATTTGGATCTATACCTCGTACATTGGCCGGTCAACGGAAAGTATAAGGACACCTGGAGGGCCTTCGAAAAACTGTACCGAGACGGCCGGGTAAGGGCTATCGGGGTCAGCAACTTTCTACAGCACCATTTAGAAGATCTGTTGCAGTCGGCAGAAATTGTGCCCATGGTGAACCAAATGGAGTTCCATCCCTATCTGGTGCAACAAGATCTAATCGATTTCTGCAACAAAAATACCATTCAGTATGAAGCTTGGTCGCCACTTATGCAGGGCCATATATTTGAAATGGAGGAGTTTAAGCAACTAGCTGAAAAATATGGGAAGACCATCGCCCAAATAGTACTTCGGTGGGATTTACAGAAAGGGGTGGTAACCATTCCCAAATCGAGCAAGAAAGAACGGATCATTGCCAATGCCGACATTTTTGACTTTGAGCTCAGCGATGAAGACGTAAAACTGCTCGATGGGCTTGACAGGGGCAAGCGATTCGGCCCTGACCCCGACAACTTTGATTTTTAAGGCTCTTTGGTAAACAGGGCCTTTAGTTCGGTAGCATCAGAAGGTTTCATCTTGCCCGCCAATACCAGGCTGAGCTGTTTTCGGCGCAACGCGGCTTCATAGCGTTCTTTTTCCAAGTCGGTTTCGGGCACTATGGGCGGTACTTCGGTAGGCTTGCCCGTTTCATCCACCGCAACAAAGGTGTAGATGGCCTCGTTGGCCTTGGTACGCTCTCCGCTAAACCGGTCCTCGATCCATACATCGATAAAAACCTCCATAGAGGTCTTGAAGGCTCTTGAAATTGCCGCTTCCACCGTCACAACGCTTCCCAGCGGCACCGAATGGTTAAAGGCCACATGGTTAACAGAAGCCGTAACGGTGATCCTACGACTGTGCCTTCGGGCGGCAATGCTTGCGGCCCTGTCCATCCGGGCCAATAATTCCCCTCCAAACAAATTGTTCAACGGATTGGTCTCGCTTGGCAATACCAAATCGGTCATGACCGTACGTGATTCACTGGGCGTTTTGGGCTGCATACCTTTTAAATTTTGCGCAAAGATACACCAGTTGAAAGGGCTACAAAAGAGAAGCGTTATTTTTCAGAGAGCAGCCAAGCATCGGGCGATTCTGTTCTTCTGATTTGCTTGAGGTAGGCCAAGGCCTCTTTGGGATCTTCAAAACTGGCATAGGCCACTTGGTGGAGCCCATATCGGTTCTGGCCCAGATAAAGGGCATTGTGCCCCTTTTCTCGAAGTTGTCGTACCTTTTTGTCGGCATTTTCTTCAAACCTGAAGGCCCCGGCAATGACATGGTGAGACCCTTTTTTGGCTTTTTTGACAGTAATGGTCAGGGGTGGCAGTTCAACGGGGTCGCTATCGAAGAAGGTTGCTTCCTGAATCAGGCGCGACACCTCGCTTTGGGCCTCTTCTTGGGCAATTTGTTGGTCTATGGTCGCTTGGTGGTAGAAACGATATCCTGTAAAGCCTGCCGATACGGCCAATAGAATGACCGCAGCATATTTCAGCCAAGGCGCCACCTTGCGTTCTTCCCGTTTTTCAGGGGTTATCATAAAGGGCACCCGTTCTTCCAGTTTCTCAACTTCTTCTTTCAGTACTTCGCGCTGAACGGGAACGGCAGTGAAGGAAGCCAACCCGAACGAAGCGGTAAGAAAGTTGGTCTTGTTCTCGGGCTGAAATTGGATTCGCCCCTCCTTGGCCCATAATTTTCCAATACCGATCAAATCGAGTTCCTCGCCTTGCTGTAGACGCCCAAGCCACTCTTTTGAGATGGCCTCGACCTCTGTGAGGGCCTCTTCAAAAGGCAAATTTAGGTCTTTGGCTATATGTGACACCAAAAGACCATCGTTTTTGGTAAGCTGCCCATTGAAAGAGATTACCTTGGTCGGTGGTGTGATGGTGTTGGTGGCCGAATGGATTTCGGCGGGCTTGGTATGCGCCAAGAAGGCACCGAAATTGGGCATTACCACACAATGGTATCTATACAGTAGTTCTTCTATATAGTGCTCTGCACGCATGTCGACAAATATTGCAAAAATTACAGGGGCGTAAAATATGATGCATAACTTTTTATTAACATTCTATTTTCGGTATTTTGTGAATAAATACTGTCGATTTCTCAAATGTCTGAAAGCGAATTGATTGCTGCCCTCCGTTTGCAGCGCGTTCCCAATATTGGTGATATCACGGCCAAAAAACTGATTTCACACTGTGGCAGCCCATCGGCAGTTTTTGGGGACAAACGGCAGCACTTGCTCAAAATCGAGGGAATTGGCCCGCTTACCCTGAAGGGACTCTACGATACGGTGCATATCGAAGAGGCCGAAGCTGAGATAGCCTTTATAAAGAAGCACGGTATCGAGGTTCATTATTTTATGGACGACGCTTATCCACAGTATTTGAAACACTGCATTGATGCACCAATTCTGCTGTTTGCCAAGGGTACTATCGATTTACGGGGCAAGAAGATCATCAGCGTGGTGGGCACAAGGAATATCACCAGTTACGGGCAAGCGTTTTGTGAAGCGCTCATAGAGCAACTGGCCCCGCTGGACCCCATAATCGTCAGTGGCTTCGCGTATGGTGTCGATATTGCGGTTCAGCGTGCCGCCATGGAAAAGGGCTTGCAGACCATTGGATGCCTTGCCCACGGACTCAACCAAATCTATCCGAAGGCCCATGCAAAATATGTCTCTGCGGTTGAAAGAAATGGGGGTTTTGTCACCGAATTCTGGAGCGATAGTAACCCTGATCGCGAGAATTTCTTGAAGCGTAACCGTATCATTGCCGGTATGGCCGAGGCCACCGTGGTGATAGAATCAGCCGAAAAAGGGGGCAGTCTGGTAACTGCCGATATTGCCAATAGCTACAACCGCGATGTATTTGCCGTGCCCGGCCGAAGCTCTGATAAATTCAGTGTTGGGTGCAACAACCTGATCAAGCAACAAAAGGCGCATATGCTCACTTCTGCTGCCGATCTAGTGTATATGTTGGGGTGGAAACTGGAAGAAAAACCAACAAAACAGGCACAAAAACAACTTTTTGTAGAGTTGGACGATACGGAACAGGCCATTTATTCCTTTTTGCAGAGCAACGGCAAACAACTGCTCGATACGGTGGCGTTGGAATGCCAGCTCCCTATTTTCAAGGCATCATCGACCCTTTTGAACATGGAAATGAAGGGCGTGGTGCGCCCCTTGCCCGGAAAACTGTTCGAGGCCATTTAAAAAGGCCCTTTTTTGTGATTCTTAACGGATTGAAGTATCACTTTTCACCGACCGAGTGGTTTGCTGTGCTATAAAATTCTTGGGACCGTCGGTTGTTTTGGGCACTTTATCGATAAAATGCTTCTTAAAATCAGACCCTGATAGTATGGGAGGTAATTACCTTTAAAGGCTAAAACCGACTGGGCGGTTTGTTATAAAATACTTGCCAAAGCAGTAAGATTTGTTTTTTATCCATTTTAAAAAGGACTTCAGGGAGGCTTTTAATACCCCACTTTCTCCCGAACCCTTGCCAACACCCCATCGGCCACTTTTCGGGCCTTCTCGGCACCAATGGCCAAGGCCTCGTCTACCTCGTTCAAATGGTTCATATAATACTCAAACTGCTCACGTGGTTCCTCAAACTTTTGTAGAATAAGCTCGAAAAGCGCCTGCTTGGCATGGCCATAGCCATAATTGCCCGCAAGATAGTTGGCGCTCATTTCTTCGATCTGTTCTTGAGGGGCCAACAACTTGTAGAGTGCAAAAACATTGTCTTTTGATGGATCCTTAGGGGCTTCCATTGGGGTGCTGTCAGTGACAATGCCCATGATTTGCTTGCGCAGCTTTTTATCGGGCTGAAAAATATTGATGATATTGCCCTTGCTCTTGCTCATTTTCTCACCATCTGTGCCCGGCACGTACATAGTGCTTTCTTGCAATTTGGTTTCGGGCAGCACAAAGGTTTCGCCCATTTGGTTGTGGAAGCGCTGGGCCACATCGCGGGTCATCTCAAGGTGCTGTGATTGGTCTTTGCCAACGGGCACAATATCGGCATCGTACAATAAAATGTCGGCGGCCATTAGTATGGGGTAGGTAAAAAGTCCGGCATTCACATCCTCTAGCCGATTGGCCTTGTCTTTGAACGAATGGGCAAGGGTCAACCGCTGATACGGAAAAAAACAACTTAAGTACCATGCCAGTTCGGTGACCTGGGGCACATCACTCTGCCTATAAAATACCGTATGGTTTATATCGAGGCCGAAAGCGAGCCAAGTGGCCGCTGTCGCATAGGTGTTTTTTCGAAGTAGCTCACCGTCTTTGATCTGGGTGAGCGAATGCATATCGGCGATAAAGAGAAACGATTCGTTCTCAGGATTTCTTGCCATCTCGATGGCGGGCATTATGGCCCCTAAGATGTTTCCCAAATGGGGTGTCCCCGTACTTTGTATGCCTGTCAATATTCTCGCCATGCCTTCTTGGAATTATAGAGCGACAAAGGTAAAAGAATTCACTAAAAACTGGCGCAAATCAGTATTTTTGGCACCATGTTCGAAGGAATTAAGAACGTAGGGCATCTGTTGTACCGGGTATGGTTTTACCTATTGGTGGCCTTGCCCATTTTTATTTTTATGCCCTTCTTGATTTTGACCACACTCTCTGAAAGTACCTACAAACAGTTCTTTTGGTTGGCCCGTAACCTATGGGCCAAGCCCATTTTGTATGGGATGGGATGTTTTCCAAAGATTACTTGGCAACAGCGAATGGAAAAAGGTAAAAGCTATATGCTGGTCGCCAACCACACCAGCATGCTCGACATTATGCTGATGCTTTATGTGAGCAAGAACCCCTTTGTTTTTGTGGGCAAAAAAGAACTGGTAAAGATACCCGTGTTCGGATTCTTCTATAAACGGGTCAGTATTATGGTTGACCGAGGGGATGTTCGTAGCCGAACAGGGGTGTACCGCCGTGCCCAACGACGATTGAACCAAGGGCTCAGTATTTGTATTTTTCCTGAGGGTGGGGTGCCTGACGAGAATGTGGTATTGGATGAATTCAAGGATGGGGCCTTTAAAATGGCCATCGCCCATAAGATTTCCATAGTGCCCATGACGTTCTATGATTGTAAAAAGCGTTTTCCATTTTCGGTTTTCAAGGGAGGCCCGGGACCACTAAGGGTTAAGGTACACCGGTTTTTTGAAACGGGTATTTTGGATGAAGATGACAAGGGCACGCTTCGCGAAGAGATTAGAGAGGTTATTTTAAATGAATTACTAAAAGATTCGAGCTAAAATAATACCAAATAGTATAAAAATGCCCCGACAAAATCGCCGGGGCACCTTATGGCTACCTAAAGGGGCAGCCTACCTAACCAACATCTTAATGAGACCCAAGTTTAGCAATTCGCATTGGCGAAGCAGATAAACGTGATGGTCGAATTAACCCCGACCTTTGGCGTCGGGACCTCTTCTTTATCTTGTACCCATGTGTCAGAACCTAAAATTCACACCACTA
This portion of the Flagellimonas lutaonensis genome encodes:
- a CDS encoding tetratricopeptide repeat protein, encoding MKKKIHFLGVLAAFFIMQGVIYAQKDEQIEVEQSAEVFLDEYTDEFQENFFEALKQKGIQNYDRAANLLLKCKQLKPGDPAIDHELAKVYLLDKKYPSAQQYAIEALHSGPENYWFLNTLLSIIDRQGSAIETVQDRIPYGNKELKQNLVRIYFKTKRFQQALNVLNEMGTSDFKERYLQRINDSIHKPKTAGPAPVVEEETEEDVLSRRKSTIEEAIANNDFNAVESLSAEALEAYPLQPYFYYAQGWALNKQGRPKEAISILETGLDYLFDDQTLLKMIYAELAEAHKTLGNGSKANEYLSKIKSGL
- a CDS encoding DUF4292 domain-containing protein, whose product is MKASISENRFLLGAALLVFVMAFVSCKSAKSVVSGNVDPNLSTKKIIANHYKNQTDFRTLNGRVRIDYSDGSSEQSFNVGLRMKKDSVIWISATLGIVKAYITPEKVSFYNKLEGEYFEGDYGYLSDLLGVELDFDKVQNLLLGNAIYDLRKQKYGATVNGNQYELRPKKADELTKLLLLLEPKNFKAAAQFLAQPLEDRSLHVKYSYQKNAGRVFPENIHIQALNGGSANLISLEFKNLKVNESLNFPYKIPKGFKEIVLK
- a CDS encoding murein hydrolase activator EnvC family protein, whose translation is MKGKTAHYLVLQLFFLLSLNVAFSQTSEQKVLEAKRAKLQNEIKEINRLLFAEKKQKGNVLEHMEALDKKINVRQQLIRVTNQQSNLLNRQINVNIRSISKLREDLRLLKEEYAQLIQKSYQNRTQNNRLMFLLSSEDFFQAFKRWQYMKQYAEHRKQQGEKIMQKTEELAALNIELTEQRKAKEKLLAENVRIKNQLYKEIKTQKELLQSIRKNERAYAAAIEQKKKEASRIDREIERLIRSAIASSNKKAGKTSSRFVLTPEAEMVANNFSSNKGKLIWPVEKGIKSQGFGVYADKVYPGIKHQNNGVTIATDKGAKARAIFEGEVITIFTNKMGIKGVYLRHGNYISMYYNLSKVYVQKGDKVAAKEPLGEIYTNRFDGSTALKFYLYRDTDRLNPEEWIYQL
- a CDS encoding aldo/keto reductase, producing the protein MKKITDLQGTFTLHNGVEMPYFGLGVYLSEDGQEVINAVKWALEAGYRHIDTASVYNNEEGVGKGIRESGAQRKEVFLVSKVWNSDQGYDSTLKAFDDSLDLLQVDYLDLYLVHWPVNGKYKDTWRAFEKLYRDGRVRAIGVSNFLQHHLEDLLQSAEIVPMVNQMEFHPYLVQQDLIDFCNKNTIQYEAWSPLMQGHIFEMEEFKQLAEKYGKTIAQIVLRWDLQKGVVTIPKSSKKERIIANADIFDFELSDEDVKLLDGLDRGKRFGPDPDNFDF
- a CDS encoding acyl-CoA thioesterase, whose translation is MQPKTPSESRTVMTDLVLPSETNPLNNLFGGELLARMDRAASIAARRHSRRITVTASVNHVAFNHSVPLGSVVTVEAAISRAFKTSMEVFIDVWIEDRFSGERTKANEAIYTFVAVDETGKPTEVPPIVPETDLEKERYEAALRRKQLSLVLAGKMKPSDATELKALFTKEP
- a CDS encoding SPOR domain-containing protein, with protein sequence MRAEHYIEELLYRYHCVVMPNFGAFLAHTKPAEIHSATNTITPPTKVISFNGQLTKNDGLLVSHIAKDLNLPFEEALTEVEAISKEWLGRLQQGEELDLIGIGKLWAKEGRIQFQPENKTNFLTASFGLASFTAVPVQREVLKEEVEKLEERVPFMITPEKREERKVAPWLKYAAVILLAVSAGFTGYRFYHQATIDQQIAQEEAQSEVSRLIQEATFFDSDPVELPPLTITVKKAKKGSHHVIAGAFRFEENADKKVRQLREKGHNALYLGQNRYGLHQVAYASFEDPKEALAYLKQIRRTESPDAWLLSEK
- the dprA gene encoding DNA-processing protein DprA, which codes for MSESELIAALRLQRVPNIGDITAKKLISHCGSPSAVFGDKRQHLLKIEGIGPLTLKGLYDTVHIEEAEAEIAFIKKHGIEVHYFMDDAYPQYLKHCIDAPILLFAKGTIDLRGKKIISVVGTRNITSYGQAFCEALIEQLAPLDPIIVSGFAYGVDIAVQRAAMEKGLQTIGCLAHGLNQIYPKAHAKYVSAVERNGGFVTEFWSDSNPDRENFLKRNRIIAGMAEATVVIESAEKGGSLVTADIANSYNRDVFAVPGRSSDKFSVGCNNLIKQQKAHMLTSAADLVYMLGWKLEEKPTKQAQKQLFVELDDTEQAIYSFLQSNGKQLLDTVALECQLPIFKASSTLLNMEMKGVVRPLPGKLFEAI
- the trpS gene encoding tryptophan--tRNA ligase encodes the protein MARILTGIQSTGTPHLGNILGAIMPAIEMARNPENESFLFIADMHSLTQIKDGELLRKNTYATAATWLAFGLDINHTVFYRQSDVPQVTELAWYLSCFFPYQRLTLAHSFKDKANRLEDVNAGLFTYPILMAADILLYDADIVPVGKDQSQHLEMTRDVAQRFHNQMGETFVLPETKLQESTMYVPGTDGEKMSKSKGNIINIFQPDKKLRKQIMGIVTDSTPMEAPKDPSKDNVFALYKLLAPQEQIEEMSANYLAGNYGYGHAKQALFELILQKFEEPREQFEYYMNHLNEVDEALAIGAEKARKVADGVLARVREKVGY
- a CDS encoding lysophospholipid acyltransferase family protein, giving the protein MFEGIKNVGHLLYRVWFYLLVALPIFIFMPFLILTTLSESTYKQFFWLARNLWAKPILYGMGCFPKITWQQRMEKGKSYMLVANHTSMLDIMLMLYVSKNPFVFVGKKELVKIPVFGFFYKRVSIMVDRGDVRSRTGVYRRAQRRLNQGLSICIFPEGGVPDENVVLDEFKDGAFKMAIAHKISIVPMTFYDCKKRFPFSVFKGGPGPLRVKVHRFFETGILDEDDKGTLREEIREVILNELLKDSS